The DNA sequence TCCAATAGTAAAATGATTTCCTATGAAGCGGCACCAGGAGAGGAGGTCATTGTCAAGGGTTCAAAAATATTAAGTGCAAAATGGGAACAACGAAAGATTTATACAGATGTTATAAAAGACACCACTTTGAGTTATACCTGGTCAAGAAAAATATGGGTAACCACCATACCCGATACTTTTTTTGAAGATGGATACTTTCCTTTAAAACTGCCCAATATACTACCGCAAGAACATAAGTTGATGCCATGGGCCAAGTTGGTAAAGAATATATCACCTTATACATCGACAAGGGGATTGATCTTTCAAGATGGGAAACGCATGGTTCAACTGGAAGATTATGGGGATCTGACCCGTGTTCCCGGTTCTTTTTGGGTGGATGCCGATGGTAAGACCATTCATATCCACTCTTTTGACAGTGGTAACCCCAATAGTTCGTTGTTTGAGGTGGCCATACGAAGCCATTTGTTCAAACCAAAACAGGTAGGGTTGAACTATATACAGGTTCGAGGGTTCACATTTGAGCATTGTGCCAACGGTTTTTTAAGGACAAGTACTGGAGCGGTGACAACACTGGGAGGTCAACGGTGGATAATTGAAGACAATACCATCAGGCATGTTAACTCATCAGGATTGGAATTTGGATATATGGCCTATGAAACTGAGGATCCAAATACTGAAAATTTTGTCAGGGAAAGAAAAGATGACATGGGTTTCATGTTGGTTAGAAACAATCATATATACGACTGTGGCACAGCAGGCATTAGAAGTTTTGTAGTATCAAATGGGATAATCGAAAATAACCACATCCACCATATAGGATGGCAAGACGCTGAAAACTATTGGGAATGTTCAGGAATAAAAATGTTGGTGACACACAAAACTTTGGTATCAAACAATCATATACATGATATTCAAGGTGGCAACGGAATATGGTTGGATTGGGACATTAGATACTCAAGGGTCACCCAGAATGTCATTTACGATGTTCAGAACATTCAGGGAGGTATCTTTGTCGAGGCCAGTCACTATCCCAATTTGGTTGACAACAATTTTGTTTGGAACATAGATGGAAACGGCATCTATGCCAACGATACTGACTATTTAATGGTGTATCACAATATGGTTGGCAATACTACTGGCAGCGTCGTTCATGCCATTGTGCAAACCGACAGATTTCAAAATGGCAGAAAACTGACGGCCGAAGAAAATCGTGTTTTCAATAATGTTTTTGTCGACACCAGACCCATGCGCTTCAGTGCGAATTCAAATTTGGTCGACCACAATGTGTATATAAAAACCAAGCAACCCGATTATATCGACCTAAAAGAACTTAGAGCCAAGGGTCATGATGAAAACAGCATTCAAATAAATGGTCAGGTAGCGTTGAATAGAGAAGCCTTGTACGTATTTTGGAAGAGTACTGATGTTATCGAAAAAGTACCAAGATTGCCTGAGGTTTCATTTGATCTTTTCAATAATCCTCGCACAGCGGAAGTACTTCCGGGTCCGTTCAACTTTCTTAACAAGACAATAATTCCATTAAAAGAACACTAAAAACAGTAATCATGAGAAAACAGGTATTCATACTTTTTGGTCTTGTACTTCTACTTTCTTGTATGGGAAAAACGCACGAGAACATAAGTGAGGCAGACTTACAGGAAAAAGCGTCAAGAGAATTGGCCAAGTTCGAACCCAAAAAAGGTGTATTGCTATTTGTAGGGCAAGAATTGGAGGCCGTTGGCGGGCTTGACAAATACAATGATGGTTATCTAGACCATTTCGCAAAGCCTGCTGGATGGACTACCTATAGCAATATCAGCCCAGGCCTAATGTCATTTGGTCGTACCCAAACAGGCTTGGATGGTCTGTTTGAAACCCACGATTGGGGAGACAGTGATTATAATGCCACTTTACAACATAATGATAAGAACTATTCAAATATGGCAATGGCCATTGGACTTGGTTTGGTCAATCACGA is a window from the Muricauda sp. SCSIO 65647 genome containing:
- a CDS encoding right-handed parallel beta-helix repeat-containing protein — protein: MEKITYFLFLLSIVSGYAQETSSHFDWSGYEKWENKTVYSKTYVVDQKHQHASDTNEGTLQKPLKTINRAAELVKAGERVVVYGGVYRETIFPINGGESNSKMISYEAAPGEEVIVKGSKILSAKWEQRKIYTDVIKDTTLSYTWSRKIWVTTIPDTFFEDGYFPLKLPNILPQEHKLMPWAKLVKNISPYTSTRGLIFQDGKRMVQLEDYGDLTRVPGSFWVDADGKTIHIHSFDSGNPNSSLFEVAIRSHLFKPKQVGLNYIQVRGFTFEHCANGFLRTSTGAVTTLGGQRWIIEDNTIRHVNSSGLEFGYMAYETEDPNTENFVRERKDDMGFMLVRNNHIYDCGTAGIRSFVVSNGIIENNHIHHIGWQDAENYWECSGIKMLVTHKTLVSNNHIHDIQGGNGIWLDWDIRYSRVTQNVIYDVQNIQGGIFVEASHYPNLVDNNFVWNIDGNGIYANDTDYLMVYHNMVGNTTGSVVHAIVQTDRFQNGRKLTAEENRVFNNVFVDTRPMRFSANSNLVDHNVYIKTKQPDYIDLKELRAKGHDENSIQINGQVALNREALYVFWKSTDVIEKVPRLPEVSFDLFNNPRTAEVLPGPFNFLNKTIIPLKEH